TCTATATTATTATAAACGAACATTATATAAAATTACCTCGTTATCGTTCGCTTTCCGCTACAATCGATATAATGTTCGTTTTGGATAATCAAAATAGCACTTATGAAATTGATTCTAGACATATAATCTAATGAAGAAACGGAGTTAAATCTAAAATTTTATGAGTTAATGAAATTATGGTTGATTAATCAATAATTTTGTTTAAAATAGAAAATAAGAAACTGAAAATTCTAAAATAAACAAAAATGTTTCTCGTTGTGAATTAAATACTTTGTTAATAAATCTGCCATTCATGTTGATAGTTATATTACAGAAGTGATAAATTATTTTCGATCAACCTGATTGCTGCAGAAGTGGAGACAACAAGGATAATGCAAACAATTAGTAATTTAGAACAAGTAACTCATCTTTCCGAAGAACAGTGCAATATTATTGAAAATATGGCAGCGAATATGCAAGTGATGGCTGATATTTCGCGGGCAGATATGTTTATTGACTGTCTTTCCCCGGAGAAAAGCGCTGCTATAGTGGTAGCCGAAGCCTCACCTTCAACATCACCTTCTTTATACAAAGAAAGTGTATTAGGTGAGATAGCTTTTGAAGAAACAGAGCCTGGCGTTTTATTTAGCTTAAAAAATGGCAAATCGATCATCGGATCAAGAGGGATCTCTCAGGAAAATATCGTTATGCAGCAAGATATTGTTCCAATTACTGATCCTTCTGGTATAACAATTGCTGTTTTGATTAAGGAACATGATATTTCAGGTACGATCAGGAATGAACACAAAATGAAATCGCTTCTGAAATCCACAGATAAGGGTCAAAAGCAGGAAATAAAACAATCATTGATCATTCAAGAGTTACATCACAGAGTCAAAAATAATTTGCAGGTTATTTCAAGCATGCTTCGTTTGCAGATGAGGCGGTCTGCTTCAGATGAAGTGGTATGAGTATTTAGTGACAGCTTAAATAGAATTGCAAGCATGGGAAAGGTTCATGATTACTTGGCGAAAAATGGATTTGAAGAAGTAGATGTCACTTTTGTAATGGAGCAAATTGGGACATTACTGGTTTCTTCATCCACCACTAGTGAACAAAGTATAGAAATATCTGTGAAAGGAAAGCCGCTTTTTTTACCTTCAGATAAAGCAACATCCGTTGCATTGGTAGTAAATGAATTAATTCAAAATGGTATCAAGCATGCCTTTCACACAACCGCTGTTGGAAAAATTGAAATAACGACGAACATAAGAAAACAGATGGTCAATATTATCGTATCGGATAATGGTGACGGTATGGATCATAGTGTCTATGCTCAAAACTCATCTTCCTTAGGTCTTCATCTTGTTGAAATGCTAGTAGAAGAAGAGCTGGAAGGTATTCTTTCTGTTTTTCACTCGAATCGGGGGACAAACGTTTCTCTAACATTTCCGATTACAAATTAGGTGATGGAATGAAACAATCAAAGATTATGGTTGTAGACGACGAACCTATTACAAGATTTGATATAAAAGAAATATTAAAAGAAAAGAATTATCAAGTAGTAGGAGAAGCTAAAAATGGTGAAGAAGCCATCAAAGAGGCCTATGAACTTGATCCTGACCTTATTCTTATGGATATAAAAATGCCAAAGGTTGACGGTATTAAAGCTTCATCTATTATCAAAGAGTTTTCAAGTTGTTCGATTCTCCTCCTGACAGCTTATAGTGATGATGAATATATCGACCAGGCAAAAAAGGCTGGGATTAATGCTTATGTTGTTAAGCCAGTGAATGAAAAAGAATTAAACCCTGCGGTGGAAATAGCATTACAGCAACGTGCAAACCACTTAAAAATGCATAAAAAAATAGGAAAGTTAGAAGAGAAAATAAAAGAGCGTAAAATAATAGAAAAAGCAAAAGGGTATTTGATGGACCAACAAGGGTTTACAGAGGAAAATGCTTATCGAAACATGCAAAAGGAAAGTATGGAACATCATATTCCTCTTATAGAAATTGCAAATAGAATCTTAGCTTCACATTCCAAGTAAATAAAACCAAAGCAATGGCGCTTTGAATTAACATCTACTTTTTAATAAAAGAGTAGATATTAATTCAGAGCGCTTTTTTATACTTTAGAATGTTTAACTTTGTTAAAGGATCAAAGTATAAGCAAAACTACGACTTCCGCCACTGGACTCGGCGGCAAGCCGAGTTTTTCTAATAAGGTAAGAAAGTATAAAAGTTTGGCGTTTTACATGTCTAGCTTCAGCGCCCAGCCGCTCGAGGTTCAATAACCTCCAGTCATAAAAGTCAAAAAACGACTTTTTGCCTGGAGAACATTGACTTGTCGTGGGCTCCCAGGATGGGAGTCAGTTCGGCGTTGTCACAGGACGTGACGCTCTTAGCCGAACTTCCTTTTTTCAGGGCGCTTGAGCTTTTCTTATTTGTACCAGGAGGTGAGAAATGATTGAAAATTGGATAACGAGTATCGGACTTGATGTTGGGACGAGTACAACCAAATTTATTGTTAGCCGTCTGCTTATTGAGAATCGAGGAAATTCATTTACTTTGCCAACTTGTCAGATAATGGATCGTTCTGTTATATATGCCAGCCAAATTTACAAAACTCCCTTAATAAATGAATACGAAATAGATATTAACCATTTATCTGACATTTTATCATTTGAGTACAAGCAGGCCGGTCTTATGTTTGAAAATGTACAAGCAGGGGCTGTCATTATAACAGGAGAAACGGCACAGAAACAAAATGCCCAAACCATTATTAATTACTTAGCTGAGCGTGCCGGTGATTTTGTTGTAGCTACGGCAGGAGCCGATTTAGAAGGTATTCTTGCAGGGAAAGGTTCCGGAGCTAAGAAAAGGTCTGAAGAAACAGAGGGGGTAGTAGCCAATATAGACATTGGCGGAGGAACCGCAAATGCAGCGTTATTTCAAAATGGGAAAGCTATTCGGACATTAACTTTTCACGTTGGCGGCAGATTAATCCGGTTAACAGAACGGGGGGAGATTGAATATATTTCTCATTTCATTCGCCCTTGGCTTCAATCTAACCACTTTGATTTTCAAGTAGGTCATACAGTGAGTTTCGAATTGCTGAAAGAAGTGTGTCTTTATATGAGTAAAAGCATGCTTTCATATTTTATGGGCGGCCCAAACACAAGTGCAGAGAAGTTATTGTTCTCTTCTATTTCCAGCCCTCTGCCGCAGCTTAAACAAATAATATTTTCAGGAAATATAGGCAAAATGATTCATGAAAAAGAACCAGCCTCTTTAAAAGAGGTTGCCAAGTTTGGCGATATAGGACCAATGCTTGCATACACGTTAAACCTTATCTTAAAAGACTCGTCTCTTCTCGTAAAACTAGCAAAGGAAACATCTAGAGCCACTGTCATTGGAGCAGGAATGCAAAATACTGAACTAAGCGGAGCTACCATATTTGTAAATGAACAACTTCTTCCCCTTAAAAACATACCGATTTTGAATGTATCTATTGATAGTAAAAAGTGGGAACCTAAAGTTTTTAAAGTGGAAGTAGAAAAAGTTATGAATCAAGCAAAACAATTATTTGTGGAAACAAAAGACCCGCCATTTGCCCTTGGATTATCAGGTTTAGAATACTGCAGCTATAAAATGCTTCAATCCATTGCAGCTGATATCTGTACACCATTTAGAAAATACTTTCCATATTCAAACTGTATGGTGGTTATTTGTGAGAATGATATGGCAAAAGCACTGGGACAAGCTCTGAAAATCTATAGTCCAGAAGGTATGCAAATAATGAGCATCGACCAGGTTGATTTTACTTATGGAGATTATATTGATTTAGGCTTACCAGCTGCAGGGGAAGCCATTTCTATTACTGTAAAAACATTAGCATTTGGATAATAGGAGAGGGTTATATGTATAAAAAGAAAACATTGCTCGGAATAACCTATGAGTTTCACAGCTTAAAAGAAATCATGGCAAAGGCAAACGAAGAAAAGTCAGGGGACGAGCTTGCCGGAATAAGCGCGGAGAACATGAAAGAAAGAATGGCTGCAAGGGTTGTATTAGCAGAAACAACTCTTTCAGACATTAGGAGTTATCCCGTTGTTGCATTAGAAAAAGATGATGTTTCAAAACTAATCGAAGAGAATGTCAATGAAGAAATCTACGGTGTTATTAAAAATTGGACGGTTGCTGATTTAAGGGAATATATCTTAGATGATAAGCATTTGAGCAAGGAGTTACTTCAAATTGGCACCGGTTTGACGAGTGAAATGATTGCAGCAGTTACTAAAATAATGTCTAATTTAGATCTCATCCAGGCGGCTTCGAAAATAACAGTCATTACTCATTGTCAAACCAAAATCGGACAAAAAGGAGTGCTTGCCTCAAGAGCACAGCCAAATCACCCATCTGATCATTTAGCTGGGATACGCGCATCTCTTTTTGAAGCGTTAAGTTATGGAATCGGTGATGCTGTTATTGGTATAAATCCTGTCATTGAAACAACAGATAATATTTATGCGTTGTTAAACGAGACAAAAGATGCTATCGACCGTTTTAATATTCCGACCCAAAATTGTGTGTTATCTCATATCTCCAGTCAAATGAGAGCAATCGAAAGAGGAGCGCCGGCTGATATGATTTTTCAAAGTCTGGCCGGTACACAAACAGGTAACGAATCATTTGGAATATCTATTTCCATGCTTGAAGAAGCTGCTTCTCTCATTTTTGAAAAAGGCACAGCAGAAGGGCCAAACCGCTGGTACTTTGAGACCGGTCAGGGGTCAGAGTTATCAGCAGATGCTCATTTTGATGTTGATCAATTAACATTGGAGTCCAGGTGCTATGGACTTGCAAAACATTTTAACCCTTTTATTGTTAATACAGTTGTTGGGTTTATTGGTCCTGAATATCTGTACGACAGTAAACAAGTTTTACGTGCAGGCCTTGAAGATCATTTTATGGGTAAAATGCATGGTCTGCCAATGGGGGTTGATGTATGCTATACGAATCATATGAGTGCCGACCAAAATGATATGGATAATTTAAGTACATTATTAAGTAATGCAGGAGTTAATTTTGTGATAGGGGTACCAATGGCAGATGATTGTATGCTTAATTATCAGTCCTTAAGCTTCCATGATATTGCTACGCTGCGAAACGTTTTAGGAGTAAGTGCAGCTCCTGAATTTGCAGATTGGTTAGAAAAGCAAGGGTTATCTGTTTCAGGACAGTTAACGAAACAAGCCGGCGATCCATCACTTTTTCTGTAATTTCATGTAAGTAAAATTTGGTCATTAAGACTCGGCGATAAGAGAGACTAAATAAGGGGGCAATTTTGATGACTGATAAAAACACTGCTAATCATCTCAAGTCGCTCAAGAAATACACTCCGGCAAGAATTGGAGTCGGAAGAACAGGGACAAGACCTCTGACAAAGGATTTTTTATCTTTTCGTACAGATCATGCTGCAGCGGTGGATGCTGTCTATGGAGAGGTTTCTTCTAAATTGATAAAAGAATTGGACTTGTTTTCCGTTGAGACATGTTACGAAACAAAGGATCACTACTTAAAGAGGCCTGATAAAGGAAGAATACTATCAGAAGAAGCAAAAACGATAATAAAAGAAAAATGTACTCTCAATCCACAAGTGCAAATTGTTGTTTCTGATGGGTTAAGTGCTAGTGCTATCGATGAAAATATTTTAGATGTTTACCCTGCGTTATTAGATTCTCTGTCTATGTATGGATTAAATATAGGAACACCATTCTTTGTGAAAGGTGGGAGAGTAGCGTGTATGGATGATATTGGTGAAATTTTAGCGCCTGAAGCTTTTATTCTCTTAATTGGAGAGCGTCCTGGACTTGTTTGTGCCCACTCTCTTAGTGCTTATATGTGTTATCAGCCTAAAAAAGGAATGAAAGAATCGGATCGAATGGTTATCTCTAATATTCATCGCAGCGGCACACCGGCTATTGAAGCGGCAGCTCACATGGGTACATTAATTAGCAAAATGCTGGATCAAAAAAAGAGTGGAGTAGATCTTGTAGTATAAAAAGTCACAGCAAATTATATTTGATAAGGAGGAAGCGTGAATGGTAATGATAGGTGAAATTGTTATTTACATTATTATGGCCTGTGCAGTCATTGGCGCCATTGCATCCATTAAAAATAGTGATGAAGGATTAGGGAAGCAGTTCATGGAAGGATTGCATGCAGTTGGGCATATTTTTGTGCCGGCTGCTGGGATCATGGCTTCCATTCCTTATCTATCATGGTTTATAGATAAAGTTTTTGGACCATTCTTTGCTTCGATCGGTGCAGATCCGGCTATTGCAGCTACTTCTATACTAGCAACAGATATGGGAGGTTATCAGCTAGCTGAAGCACTAGCTGGTTCGTATGAAGGCTGGATCATGGCAATGATTGTAGGTTTTATGGCTGGTGCTACCATCGTATTTTCTGTTCCAATGGGGCTGGCAATGCTCGATAAAAGGGATCATAAGTACATGGCGCTCGGTATTATGTCTGGAATATTAACGATTCCAATCGGGGCTTTTATTTCTAGCGTTATTACGTTATTAACAAACTCCGAAGTTCGTGAAGTCATCTCAACTACTACGGGTTCTACATATGAATTTGCAATAAGTTATTTAAGTATTTTTGCAAATTTATCACCTCTAATTATCTTTGTCGTTTTATTAGCTGCCGGCCTGTATTTCATGCCGGATTTGATGATAAACGGCTTTATGTGGTTTGGCCGAATCATGGACGCAGCCATAAAACTCGTTTTAGTATTCTCTATTGTAGAAGTATTCACTGGCTTGTTTTCAAATGTATTAGGAAGCTGGGGATTCGACCCAATTATGGCCGATACCGAAGATCAATTCAGAGCATTAGAAACAGCTGGTTATATTGGAATTATGCTTGCAGGTGCTTTTCCGATGGTTTATTTGCTTCAAAAGTATGCAGGAAACAAGCTGGAATCTATAGGAAGTAAAATCGGTTTAAGCAAAGAAGGAAGTGCAGGGCTGATTGCCACAATTGCTAATATTTTGGCAATGTTCAAATTGGTTCGTAACATGCGGCCGAAAGATAAAGTGATAAATATTTCTTTTGCGGTATGTGCTGCCTTTTTATTAGGAGATCATTTATCTTTTACAGCTAACTTTCAACCAACGCTCATATTGCCAATTATTATTGGAAAACTAGCAGCAGGTGTGATTGGAATTGGGCTGGCTTACTGGCTATCTGTTCCAAAAGCTTTAGAATTAGAAAGAAAAGACCGGGAAGCAGGGATTATTGGTGAAAATGAATACGTAAATGTGGAAGAAAAAGAAGAGACTAAAAAAGTTGGATAAAGAGACTGTGTGTTTTTATTCTAACCACCCGAGAGAATATCACGGGTGGTTTATGCTTTTGAACGATGTAGAAGGCACAACCATCAAGATCAGTGGTGATATGCAAAGGAAAAAAGCAGTGTGGATAAGAATCGGGGGTTATGTTGAATAGGAGTTACTGCAACGACGGTGTACCTCCATAGATAAGAATCACATTTGGGAAAAAGATAGGTTGTTCTTCTATTTAATTATTAAAACAGCGCAATGAGCTCTTTTAGCTACTTTATGACTTACACTGCCTAGAACCAATTCTTGAAAACGATTTAGACCTCTGCTGCCTAACACTACTACATCAAAGTCTTTTTCATTTGCATGATTTACGATGGTTGGTCCAGGTTCTCCTCGTAAATACTCCACCTCATAGCTTATATCAGCTGTCTTTACTTTTTCTTCCGTAGGCCTAACTTTTTCTTTTCGTTTTTGTTGAGCACCAGTTGTGTTCCAGTTTTCTAATACTTCTGTTTTCGAGCTATCCACAACATATATAACATGAATGACAGACTCTGGATTGCATTTTGCAAGGTCAATCGCTTTTTCGGCAGCACGAATTGCGTGGTCAGATCCGTCTGTGGCTAATAAAATTTTTTTAAACATTGGTTTACCTCCATCCTAATGGCTGCTTAATTTATGTCGTAATTTCTCCACTAAAAGTGCACTAGCTTCATTCAGCCCAGAAATTTCAACTATTATGCCGTTTTCTTCAAATTTGGCAATGATTTTTTCCATAGCTTCTACGGCAGAATCATCCCAGATGTGGGCATGCGTTAGATCAATTTCCACTTCTTTAATATCTTCTTTAAAATCAAAACCAGCAATGGAATCAGTGACAGAAGCAAAGAACAATTGACCTTTAATGAAATAAGTCCTCTTTTCTTTTTTATCATCGAGCTTGCTTTCTATACTTATTTTTGAAATTTTAGAGACGAAGAAGATAGCACTTAAAAGAATACCAGCAAATACACCTTTAGAAAGATCGTGAGTCACCACGACAACAATCACGGTAACCACCATAACAATCGCATCGGTTCCAGGTACAATAAACAATGTTCGAATTGAATTCCAGTCAAAAGTACTGATGGAGACCATAATCATTACGCCAGCTAATACTGCCATCGGAATTTGCACGACAATGTTACCTAAAAGTATGATCAAAAGAATAAGGACAACACCGGCAGTAAGGGCAGATAACCTCCCTTTTCCCCCTGACTTTACATTAATCACGGATTGTCCAATCATTGCACAGCCGGCCATTCCTCCAAAACATCCAGCAACAATGTTTGCAATCCCTTGTCCTCTGCTTTCTCTGTTTTTATTACTGTCTGTATCAGTCATATCATCAACAATAGCTGCTGTGAGGAGGGATTCAAGCAGGCCAACCACTGTTAGGGCAAGAGCATAGGGAAAGATGATGGTCAGGGTTTCATAGGAAAACGGGACTTGAGGTAAAAGAAAAACAGGTAATGTCTGCTCTAAGTTTCCCATATCACCAACAGTAAAAACATTTAACCCAGCAGCCATCGAAAAAGCAGTTACGACGATAATGGCTGTCAATGTTGATGGAATAGCTTTAGATAGGTAAGGAAACAGATAAATAATAGCCAGTGTAACAGCAGCCAATCCCCACACTACCCAGCCTTGTCCAGTTAAATGGGGAATTTGCGATGTGAAAATAAGAATGGCTAATGCATTTACAAACCCTACCATAACGGAACGTGGAATAAATTTCATATAACGAGCGATTTTTAAATAACCAAAAACTATTTGCAAGATTCCAGTAAGTATAGTTGCAGCGAATAAATATTCGAGTCCGTGTTGTGCAACAAGGTCAATGAATAGTAAAGCCATTGCCCCCGTAGCTGCTGAAATCATTCCTGGTCTGCCGCCGACAAAAGCAATCAATACTGGGATTATAAAGGAAGCGTATAAACCAACCATTGGGTCTACCCCGGCAATAATGGAGAACGCAATGGCTTCAGGAATTAAAGCAAGCGCAACAACAATGCCAGCTAGCATATCTCCCTTTATATTACCGAACCAATCTGCTTTCAATGTATTCACATGAATCATCCTTTATAAGAAAACATCTCTTGTTTTAGTTTCTTATAACATTTACGATTTTATTGCAGTTAAAAGGTGGAAGGTGTATGGAACATTTTCTCTAAAGCATTTAATAATCATGAAGACATAAATCAAACACAACATATTGACAGCACAAAAGCGGTATGTAAAATAAAAGTAGGATATTTAGCACTCAGATGGATAGAGTGCTAAAAATAATTCCGTATTTTGAAAGGAGATAAGATGATGGCAACAAAACAATTTCAAGCGGAGTCGAAACGTTTATTAGAAATGATGATTAACTCCATATATTCTCAAAAAGAGATTTTTTTACGAGAATTAATATCAAACGCTAGTGATGCAATTGATAAAATGTATTACAAAGCTTTAACTGATGATTCCCTCACTTTTAATAAGGATGACTACTACATAAAAGTGAGCGCAGATAAGGATAATCGAACCTTAAAAATTGAGGACACCGGTATTGGAATGACCGAAGAAGAGCTGGAATCCAATCTTGGAGTCATTGCAAAAAGCGGCTCACTCGCATTCAAAAACGAAAATGAAATAAAAGATGGCCATGATATTATAGGTCAATTCGGTGTCGGATTTTATTCCGCATTTATGGTAGCAGACGTAGTCACCGTTTACACAAAATCAGCTAATAGCGATCAGGCTTATAAATGGGAGTCTAATGGTGCTGATGGATATACGATTGAACCGGCAGACAAAGAGAAAGTCGGTACAGAGGTTTTCATTAAATTAAGAGAAAACACAGAAGATGAAAACTATGACGAGTATTTAGAAGAACATCGATTAAATTCCATTATTAAAAAATACTCTGATTACATCCGCTACCCTATCAAAATGGACGTTACTGTACAAAAACCAAAAGATGATGATGAAGAGGAAACTGCAGAGGTAAAAGAAGAACAAACCGTCAACAGCATGGTTCCGATTTGGAGAAAAAATAAAAATGAGCTGACTACCGAAGATTATGAAGCTTTTTATTCTGAAAAACATTACGGTTTTGATAAGCCGTTGACTCATATTCATCTAAGTGTGGATGGGGCTGTGCGCTATCAAGCGATTTTATTCATCCCGGAAAATACGCCTTTTGATTACTATACGAAAGAATATGAAAAAGGTCTCGAACTGTATTCCAATGGTGTTTTGATCATGGAAAAATGTTCGGACCTGCTGCCTGATTATTTCGGTTTCGTTAAAGGGATTGTTGATTCCGAAGACTTATCATTAAATATTTCCCGAGAAATGCTGCAGCATGACAGACAGTTGAAGCTGATTGCTAAAAATATTAAAAATAAAATAAAGAGCCAGTTGAAAACACTCTTAAAAGATGAACGCGAAAAATATGAGAAATTCTATCAATCCTTTGGCCGACAATTAAAATTCGGTGTTCATATAGATTTTGGAACCCATAAAGACGACTTAAAAGATCTGCTTCTTTTCTATTCATCTAAAGAAAAGAAATTAGTTACTTTATCCGAATATGTTTCAAGAATGCCAGAAGATCAGCAGTACATTTACTACGCTGCTGGGGATTCATATGACAGAATTGAAAAGCTTCCGCAAACGGAAATGGTACTAGACAAAGGATATGAGATCTTATATTTCACCGAGGATATAGACGAATTTGCGATTAAAACATTAATGAGTTATGATGACAAACAATTTAAGTCTGTAGCGAGCGGCGATTTAGGTATTGAGTCAGAAGAAGACCAGGAAAAAGAGGAAGAAGAGAAGAAGGACAACAAAGAACTATTTGAAGAAATCAAGAATATCTTATCCGATAAAGTGAAAGATGTCCGTGCGTCGAAAAGGATGAAAACCCACCCAGTTTGCTTAGCAGCCGATGGAGAAGTTTCGATTGAAATGGAAAAGATCCTTCAGCAAATGCCTGACAATCAAAATATTAAAGCAGATAAGGTATTAGAAATTAACATTAACCACAATGTATACCAATCCTTAAAAAATGCGTACGATCAGGATAAAGAAAAATTAAAACTGTACACCAACCTTTTGTATAACCAGGCTCTTCTAATTGAAGGTCTACAAGTTGAAGATCCTGTCGCATTTACAAATGATATGTGCAAAGTGATGGCGTAAAGAACAAAAGCGCAAGCAGAAAAAATATAATTTCTTAGATAACGATGAAAGCCTCCTTTCCGACTAGTCGGTAGGAGGCTGCTTTTTTATATACTACTAAAACCCAAGGCTCGCCTTTTTTATTTATTAAACGAACCGTATTTGGTTTCTGCGAATAAACGGTGCTTTCCATACAAAAACTAAAACCATCATAGCGAATGAGAAAAGGAGCATGGGAATGGCAGATAATAAAAAACAGAAACCCGATAATCAATTTAAAGAAAATAAAAATCATGGAGAGCACCGAAATGGCCGATTAAGCCAATTTAAAAATCATAGTGCTCATGGTGGAGAAGTACCGAACGAATATATAAACAAAGAGGAATAATAAAGAGTGGTGTGATGTGTTTAAACCTCACACCACTGGCTTTTATTTCACTAAGTCTTGTTTAAGAAAGTGAAATAGATCAAAAGGATGGGTGAAGATAGCATCAGGTTCAGCAGTATATTCTGAAGACTGGTATTCTGGCAGCCATTTAGCACCTGCCGTCGTCACATTTGCCCGCCGTCCGGCATGAATATCTCCGTCACTGTCTCCTATATACATAGACTGGTTTCTTCGCATATTCATTTTTTGTAAAGCCTTTAAAATACCTTCTGGGTTCGGTTTATCATATTCTGTGTCATAACCAGTGATCATAACATCAAAAAGATTGTTCATTTTCAGTCTTTCTAAAGATGTCTCAAAGCTTCTTCTTGATTTTCCAGTAACTACGCCTAATTTCATTCCGTGATTTTTCAGCTTGAAAAGCATGTCTTCTATTTCTTTGTTCCTGTCCACTAAGTGGGAATGATGGGTTTCATATACTTCATAATAATATTCTATCGCTTTTTCCACTTGATCACTGTTCAAGTGTTCCTTAATAATCTCTGGTTCCGGAGGTCCAAACAAGTTTTTAACTTCCTCATCAGATAGGCTTTTGTTATCAAATTCTTGAAAAACATGTTTAAAACCAGCATAATTCACGGGCAGCGTGTTGGCTAATGTGCCGTCAAAATCAAAAATGATAGCCTTCATCTTATCAACTGCCTTTCATTATTCATATAAATAATCCGAGCCAAACAGCAGCGGTCATTGCTAATAACAGTAATATTTTTTCATATGCTGAGACTTGCATGAAGTCATTTATATCCATTTTTACAATGATAAAAGCAGAGACACATACGATCAGAAGCAGTCCAAGTGCAGCAGGAAGTCGGTCAAATCCAAGCCAAAACACGCATATAGCAGCCAAAAAATAGTACATTAAAGCTGGAATACGAATGAAGGAGGAACCGAATTTTTGTTCACTCCAAACCACACTCGTTTGTTTCATTGGTGTTGCGTTTTTATCCGCATTTATATCTGGAATGTGATGCACCATAACCCAGGCAATACATATGAGGGCGTTGATGACGGCATTTTGGAATGCCCATTCTGGAGTATTGTCTAATGTTAACCATGCACCGGCTAGTCCAAGGAATAAAACAGACGGAAAGGTGCACAGACATTCTCCAGTAAAAGGACGGTAGCTTAACCGTAAGGGCGGTAAGGAATAAGTGATTGCTCCCCATAATCCAACCGCTAACAAAACAGCCAGCCGATAAAAATCAAAAATGATAAAAATAAGTAAAACAAAAACGAGTGTAATCACCAGCCATATTCCAAACGTGCGCATTTTTTCTATAGTAATAAATCCTTTTTGAATGACACGGCTGCCACCTGATAATATCGCGGGGCTATGTATATCCGTTCCCGATAAATGATCAACATAATCATTAAGAATATGTGTCAGTACGCCGTGTATCAAAAAGGCACTGAACAAGAGAAGACAAAAGAGAGGAAGCAGCTCTTCTGCGGAAATAGGATAATATAAAAATAAAGGAAGCATAGAAGAAATAATAGCAGCCACACTTGAAGAAATAACCGCTATCGAACGCAGCAGCAGCCATCCACCTTTAAGAGGGGAATTTTTTCCGATACTATCCACTTCCTATCTTCAAATAAACATATATTCTCACAAAAACGCGGTTTATTTATTGTCTCATGAAACCTTTTGATGGCACAGCCTTTTTATAAATTTTATAAATGAGAAAGGGGCTGTCCCAAAAGGTTTTTTCCAGCCGAAATACACTTCGCTTTCACCCTCAGGACACAAGTGCGACCTCTACTCAAACTCTCTTTGATCGTTCTCGTAGTGTCTTCTTTGCCGTAGGCAACACTTCAGCTTCCTCGTGAGC
This DNA window, taken from Alteribacillus bidgolensis, encodes the following:
- a CDS encoding universal stress protein; the protein is MFKKILLATDGSDHAIRAAEKAIDLAKCNPESVIHVIYVVDSSKTEVLENWNTTGAQQKRKEKVRPTEEKVKTADISYEVEYLRGEPGPTIVNHANEKDFDVVVLGSRGLNRFQELVLGSVSHKVAKRAHCAVLIIK
- a CDS encoding HAD family hydrolase, whose translation is MKAIIFDFDGTLANTLPVNYAGFKHVFQEFDNKSLSDEEVKNLFGPPEPEIIKEHLNSDQVEKAIEYYYEVYETHHSHLVDRNKEIEDMLFKLKNHGMKLGVVTGKSRRSFETSLERLKMNNLFDVMITGYDTEYDKPNPEGILKALQKMNMRRNQSMYIGDSDGDIHAGRRANVTTAGAKWLPEYQSSEYTAEPDAIFTHPFDLFHFLKQDLVK
- a CDS encoding SulP family inorganic anion transporter: MIHVNTLKADWFGNIKGDMLAGIVVALALIPEAIAFSIIAGVDPMVGLYASFIIPVLIAFVGGRPGMISAATGAMALLFIDLVAQHGLEYLFAATILTGILQIVFGYLKIARYMKFIPRSVMVGFVNALAILIFTSQIPHLTGQGWVVWGLAAVTLAIIYLFPYLSKAIPSTLTAIIVVTAFSMAAGLNVFTVGDMGNLEQTLPVFLLPQVPFSYETLTIIFPYALALTVVGLLESLLTAAIVDDMTDTDSNKNRESRGQGIANIVAGCFGGMAGCAMIGQSVINVKSGGKGRLSALTAGVVLILLIILLGNIVVQIPMAVLAGVMIMVSISTFDWNSIRTLFIVPGTDAIVMVVTVIVVVVTHDLSKGVFAGILLSAIFFVSKISKISIESKLDDKKEKRTYFIKGQLFFASVTDSIAGFDFKEDIKEVEIDLTHAHIWDDSAVEAMEKIIAKFEENGIIVEISGLNEASALLVEKLRHKLSSH
- the eutH gene encoding ethanolamine utilization protein EutH, whose product is MVMIGEIVIYIIMACAVIGAIASIKNSDEGLGKQFMEGLHAVGHIFVPAAGIMASIPYLSWFIDKVFGPFFASIGADPAIAATSILATDMGGYQLAEALAGSYEGWIMAMIVGFMAGATIVFSVPMGLAMLDKRDHKYMALGIMSGILTIPIGAFISSVITLLTNSEVREVISTTTGSTYEFAISYLSIFANLSPLIIFVVLLAAGLYFMPDLMINGFMWFGRIMDAAIKLVLVFSIVEVFTGLFSNVLGSWGFDPIMADTEDQFRALETAGYIGIMLAGAFPMVYLLQKYAGNKLESIGSKIGLSKEGSAGLIATIANILAMFKLVRNMRPKDKVINISFAVCAAFLLGDHLSFTANFQPTLILPIIIGKLAAGVIGIGLAYWLSVPKALELERKDREAGIIGENEYVNVEEKEETKKVG
- the htpG gene encoding molecular chaperone HtpG gives rise to the protein MATKQFQAESKRLLEMMINSIYSQKEIFLRELISNASDAIDKMYYKALTDDSLTFNKDDYYIKVSADKDNRTLKIEDTGIGMTEEELESNLGVIAKSGSLAFKNENEIKDGHDIIGQFGVGFYSAFMVADVVTVYTKSANSDQAYKWESNGADGYTIEPADKEKVGTEVFIKLRENTEDENYDEYLEEHRLNSIIKKYSDYIRYPIKMDVTVQKPKDDDEEETAEVKEEQTVNSMVPIWRKNKNELTTEDYEAFYSEKHYGFDKPLTHIHLSVDGAVRYQAILFIPENTPFDYYTKEYEKGLELYSNGVLIMEKCSDLLPDYFGFVKGIVDSEDLSLNISREMLQHDRQLKLIAKNIKNKIKSQLKTLLKDEREKYEKFYQSFGRQLKFGVHIDFGTHKDDLKDLLLFYSSKEKKLVTLSEYVSRMPEDQQYIYYAAGDSYDRIEKLPQTEMVLDKGYEILYFTEDIDEFAIKTLMSYDDKQFKSVASGDLGIESEEDQEKEEEEKKDNKELFEEIKNILSDKVKDVRASKRMKTHPVCLAADGEVSIEMEKILQQMPDNQNIKADKVLEININHNVYQSLKNAYDQDKEKLKLYTNLLYNQALLIEGLQVEDPVAFTNDMCKVMA